A single window of Gemmatimonadaceae bacterium DNA harbors:
- a CDS encoding aminotransferase class III-fold pyridoxal phosphate-dependent enzyme: MLDHAPSLSAADAERIARDHYGVNGRALPLTSERDQNFLIEGGDGRRLVLKIANALEDRAMLDAQQRALDHLASRGAPTPSVIPTVNGVELTTITTAHREHAIWAVSVLPGRPMSSMANRPQEFHFDLGRVVGSLGDALETFDHPAAHREFYWDVARARAIVEEHQHLVADEALRRTLAKLTGEFDTRTRPLLDHLPLGVVHGDLNDNNILIARDNAACAARVSGIVDFGDMVYTYRIADLAIAIAYAILGSDDPLTVAAHVVRGFSSVRPPSDDDLSTLFGLVCIRLCASVCIAADQQRRRPDNAYLGVSQTAIGAMLPLLARIPFRLAECVFRDAAGGDPLRASSAVVQYLKRATFAPVLGIDLRIEPTIVLDLGIASPMLSGNVGENNEPSLTSNVFGLMARAGVRVSIGQYDEPRLLYVAPEFALGPRPTDEHRTIHIGLDLFAPAGTPVFAPLDGVVHAFHDNATLLDYGPVIILRHATDDGQEFFTLYGHLSRESLRGLEAGKRVRAGERIATLGTASENVGWTPHLHLQIIVDLLGLETDFPGVARPTQRRVWTSLSPDPNLIVGVPASAFPNAPPPISTTHSRRRERIGGNLSIAYREPVRVVRGWMQYLYDDEGRCLLDAYNNVPHVGHCHPRVVEAGTAQMRVLNTNTRYLNDLLTEYASKLLATLPPSLEVAYFVNSASEANELALRLARAYTKQHDTIVLEAAYHGNTTSLIDLSPYKHAGPGGAGAPDWVHVAPLPDVYRGPHKANDPQAGAKYAERVGAIVDELVRHALRPAAFIAETCPSVGGQIVLPPGYLSNVYEYVRKQGGVCIADEVQTGLGRMGTSFWAFQDQGVVPDIVVMGKPLGNGHPIGAVATTRAIADAFDNGMEYFSTFGGNTVSCAVGIAVLDVVNDEQLQQHARRVGDYLLDRLRPMIDRYPVVGDVRGSGLFLGVELVRDRQTLEPAGAEASCVANRMREQGVLLGTDGPYHNVVKIRPPMPFHERDADILIDALVRSLDELQ, translated from the coding sequence ATGCTTGACCACGCACCGTCATTGTCGGCGGCCGACGCCGAGCGCATCGCACGCGACCACTATGGAGTGAACGGGAGAGCGCTGCCGCTGACCAGCGAGCGCGATCAAAATTTCCTCATTGAGGGCGGCGATGGCCGGCGGTTGGTGCTCAAGATCGCGAACGCGCTCGAGGATCGTGCGATGCTCGACGCTCAACAGCGCGCGCTCGACCATCTCGCGTCGCGTGGTGCTCCAACGCCGTCCGTTATTCCCACGGTGAACGGGGTTGAGCTGACCACGATTACGACGGCGCATCGCGAGCACGCCATCTGGGCGGTGAGTGTCCTGCCGGGCCGGCCGATGTCATCGATGGCAAATCGCCCGCAAGAGTTTCACTTCGACCTTGGCCGCGTCGTCGGCTCCCTTGGCGATGCGCTAGAGACCTTCGATCATCCAGCGGCACATCGCGAGTTCTATTGGGACGTCGCTCGGGCGCGTGCCATCGTCGAGGAGCATCAGCATCTCGTTGCCGACGAAGCGTTGCGGCGCACCCTCGCGAAGCTGACAGGCGAATTCGACACCCGTACGCGGCCGCTGCTCGACCATTTGCCGCTCGGCGTCGTTCACGGTGATTTGAATGACAATAACATTCTCATCGCACGAGACAACGCGGCGTGCGCGGCACGCGTGAGCGGCATCGTCGACTTCGGCGACATGGTGTACACGTATCGCATCGCCGACCTCGCGATCGCGATCGCGTACGCCATCCTCGGCAGCGACGACCCGCTGACGGTGGCCGCACATGTCGTTCGGGGATTCTCCAGTGTCCGACCTCCCAGTGACGATGACCTGTCGACGCTCTTTGGTCTCGTCTGCATTCGATTATGCGCGAGCGTGTGCATCGCGGCCGACCAGCAGCGCCGGCGTCCCGACAACGCGTATCTCGGCGTGAGCCAGACCGCGATCGGCGCGATGCTGCCGCTGCTCGCTCGCATTCCGTTTCGGCTCGCCGAGTGCGTGTTCCGTGATGCGGCCGGTGGTGATCCGCTTCGGGCGTCGAGTGCCGTCGTGCAGTATTTGAAGCGCGCGACATTCGCGCCGGTGCTCGGAATCGATCTGCGAATCGAGCCGACGATCGTGCTCGATCTCGGAATAGCGAGTCCGATGTTGTCCGGAAACGTTGGCGAAAACAACGAGCCTTCGCTGACGTCGAACGTGTTTGGACTCATGGCGCGGGCGGGGGTGCGCGTGTCGATCGGCCAATACGACGAGCCGCGGCTGTTGTACGTCGCGCCGGAATTCGCACTCGGCCCGCGCCCGACCGATGAGCACCGCACAATTCATATCGGCCTGGATCTGTTCGCGCCGGCGGGTACGCCAGTCTTCGCGCCGCTCGACGGAGTCGTGCACGCATTTCATGACAACGCGACGCTGCTCGATTACGGACCGGTCATCATTCTGCGTCACGCCACCGACGACGGGCAGGAATTCTTCACGCTTTACGGGCACCTGAGTCGTGAATCGCTGCGCGGTCTCGAAGCTGGAAAACGCGTGCGGGCCGGCGAACGGATCGCGACCCTCGGGACGGCGAGCGAGAACGTCGGGTGGACGCCGCATCTGCATTTGCAGATCATCGTCGATCTGCTGGGACTCGAAACCGACTTTCCCGGCGTCGCGCGGCCGACGCAGCGCCGCGTCTGGACCAGCCTCTCACCCGACCCAAATCTGATCGTCGGGGTGCCGGCGTCGGCGTTTCCGAATGCACCGCCGCCGATATCCACCACACACTCCCGGCGGCGCGAACGCATCGGCGGCAATCTCAGCATTGCGTATCGCGAGCCGGTGCGCGTCGTGCGCGGCTGGATGCAGTATCTGTACGACGACGAAGGGCGATGCTTGCTCGATGCGTACAACAACGTCCCGCACGTTGGCCACTGTCATCCCCGCGTCGTCGAAGCCGGGACGGCGCAGATGCGTGTCCTCAATACGAACACGCGCTACCTCAACGATCTTCTCACGGAGTACGCGTCGAAGCTGCTCGCTACGCTGCCACCATCGCTCGAGGTTGCGTACTTCGTCAATTCGGCGAGCGAGGCGAACGAATTGGCGCTGCGTCTGGCTCGCGCCTATACGAAGCAACACGACACGATCGTCCTCGAGGCAGCGTATCACGGCAACACGACGTCGCTCATCGACCTGAGCCCGTACAAACACGCCGGACCAGGCGGAGCCGGCGCGCCGGACTGGGTTCATGTCGCGCCGCTGCCCGACGTGTACCGCGGTCCGCACAAGGCGAACGATCCACAAGCCGGAGCGAAGTACGCCGAGCGTGTCGGAGCGATCGTCGACGAGCTCGTGCGTCATGCTCTTCGGCCGGCGGCATTTATCGCCGAGACATGCCCAAGTGTGGGCGGCCAGATCGTGTTGCCGCCCGGATATCTGTCGAACGTCTATGAGTATGTTCGAAAGCAGGGCGGCGTGTGCATCGCCGACGAAGTGCAGACCGGCTTGGGTCGCATGGGAACGAGCTTCTGGGCGTTTCAGGATCAAGGTGTCGTGCCCGACATCGTCGTGATGGGCAAGCCACTGGGCAACGGACATCCGATCGGTGCGGTCGCCACCACGCGCGCGATCGCGGATGCGTTCGACAACGGCATGGAGTATTTCAGTACGTTCGGCGGCAACACCGTGTCGTGCGCGGTAGGAATCGCGGTGCTCGACGTGGTAAACGACGAGCAGCTGCAACAGCACGCACGCCGCGTCGGCGACTATCTGCTCGACCGGCTGCGCCCGATGATTGACCGATACCCTGTCGTTGGCGACGTTCGCGGCTCGGGACTTTTTCTGGGCGTCGAGCTGGTGCGCGATCGCCAAACGCTCGAGCCGGCCGGAGCCGAGGCGTCGTGCGTCGCCAACCGCATGCGCGAGCAAGGCGTCCTGCTGGGAACCGATGGTCCGTATCACAATGTCGTGAAGATTCGTCCACCGATGCCATTTCACGAGAGAGATGCCGACATCCTCATCGACGCACTCGTCCGATCGCTCGACGAGTTACAATGA
- a CDS encoding fused MFS/spermidine synthase, whose product MSAPSIERGGMPRAAYGLAIFLSSALLFFIEPIAGKRVLPLLGGSAAVWTACLVFFQSALLLGYLVAHWLTTRARPRTQGNIYLALLALSIVQLAATLAAPLRADPTRPVSSVLALLALTIGLPFVTLSISSPLLQSWFARAEVSARRGGAGKAYRLYAISNVGSLLALLVYPWLVEPRASLRSQIVVLIVAVAVLGGLCAAIVWSQRTVTSNAVGDRVDDAPPIAARTQVLWIALAACGSLLLCAVTNHISQNVATIPLLWIVPLIAYLLSFVVAFSGDDWNPRPLIVAVGGIGVALASYRLYEGDLHTSVLGTVAIYCGSLFAVCLFCHSELYRRRPAPARLTRFYFCLAAGGALGAILVGIVAPLVLTGSYEFSIGLGLAALLGAFVTADAGALGPVTALAGLLWIATLVAREVKADRIGTVYRERNFYGTLHVTQEHDAHYHATVRTLYHGIIEHGQQVYRADLDTLPTTYYGRSSGVGLAVELCCGQGPRRIGVIGLGTGTMAAYGRPGDVVRFYDINPAVEPITRHYFTYVGKSRGRVEVVNGDARLSLEAEAPQRYDVLAVDAFSGDAIPVHLITSEALEVYRRHLQPDGVVAFHVSNRYLDLAPVVKQLADHAGMKAVLISNGDDTTHDAFSSDWVLVTNNQTLIDALQFSKDREDIKMPSGLKRWTDDYNSLLPILRTKRRNDD is encoded by the coding sequence GTGAGCGCGCCTTCCATCGAGCGAGGCGGCATGCCGCGCGCCGCGTACGGGCTCGCGATCTTTCTCAGCAGCGCGCTGCTGTTCTTCATCGAGCCCATCGCGGGAAAACGTGTGCTGCCGCTGCTCGGCGGCTCGGCCGCTGTGTGGACGGCGTGTCTCGTCTTCTTTCAGTCGGCGCTCTTGCTCGGCTATCTCGTCGCGCACTGGTTGACCACGCGCGCGCGGCCGCGCACGCAAGGCAACATTTATCTCGCGTTGCTCGCACTCTCGATCGTTCAGCTCGCGGCGACACTCGCCGCTCCGCTTCGCGCCGATCCAACGCGGCCGGTGTCGAGCGTGCTCGCCCTGCTCGCGCTGACGATTGGACTGCCGTTCGTCACGCTGTCGATCTCCAGTCCGCTGCTGCAATCGTGGTTCGCACGCGCCGAGGTTTCGGCGCGGAGGGGCGGAGCGGGGAAGGCGTATCGGCTATATGCGATCTCTAATGTTGGTTCGCTGCTCGCGCTGCTCGTCTATCCGTGGCTGGTCGAACCGCGCGCGAGCCTGCGCAGCCAGATCGTGGTGCTGATCGTCGCCGTCGCGGTACTCGGCGGTCTGTGTGCGGCGATCGTCTGGTCGCAGCGCACCGTCACGTCGAATGCTGTGGGTGACCGCGTAGACGACGCGCCCCCCATCGCCGCGCGGACGCAGGTGCTGTGGATCGCACTCGCCGCGTGCGGCTCGCTGTTGTTGTGCGCGGTGACGAATCACATCAGTCAGAACGTCGCGACGATTCCGCTGCTGTGGATCGTGCCGCTGATCGCGTATCTGCTCAGCTTCGTCGTTGCGTTCAGCGGCGACGACTGGAACCCGCGTCCGTTGATCGTGGCGGTCGGCGGGATCGGTGTCGCGCTCGCCAGCTATCGGCTGTACGAGGGTGATTTGCACACATCGGTGCTTGGCACGGTTGCCATCTACTGCGGGTCGCTCTTCGCCGTGTGTCTCTTCTGCCACTCCGAGCTCTATCGTCGTCGGCCGGCACCGGCCCGTCTGACGCGATTCTACTTCTGCCTTGCGGCGGGTGGCGCGCTTGGCGCGATCCTCGTTGGCATCGTCGCGCCGCTGGTGCTCACGGGAAGCTACGAGTTCTCGATCGGCTTGGGCCTGGCCGCGTTGCTCGGTGCGTTCGTGACGGCCGACGCCGGCGCGCTCGGACCGGTCACCGCGCTGGCCGGTCTGCTGTGGATCGCTACGCTGGTCGCGCGCGAAGTGAAGGCCGATCGGATCGGCACGGTGTATCGCGAGCGCAACTTCTACGGCACGCTGCACGTGACGCAGGAGCATGATGCCCACTATCACGCGACGGTGCGCACGTTGTATCACGGAATCATCGAGCACGGGCAGCAAGTATATCGCGCCGATCTCGACACGCTGCCGACGACGTATTACGGCCGTTCGTCGGGCGTGGGACTCGCCGTGGAACTGTGTTGCGGCCAGGGACCACGGCGGATCGGCGTCATCGGGCTGGGGACCGGTACCATGGCCGCGTACGGACGACCGGGCGACGTCGTGCGGTTCTACGACATCAATCCGGCCGTCGAGCCGATCACACGCCACTACTTCACGTACGTCGGCAAGTCGCGCGGCCGGGTTGAAGTTGTGAATGGCGATGCGCGCCTGTCGCTCGAGGCCGAGGCGCCGCAGCGGTACGACGTGCTGGCGGTGGATGCGTTCTCGGGCGATGCGATTCCCGTGCATCTGATCACCAGCGAGGCGCTCGAGGTGTATCGCCGGCACCTGCAACCGGATGGCGTCGTCGCGTTCCACGTCTCGAACCGCTATCTCGACCTGGCGCCGGTGGTCAAGCAGCTGGCTGATCATGCCGGGATGAAGGCCGTGCTCATCTCGAACGGCGACGACACGACGCACGACGCGTTCAGCTCGGACTGGGTGCTGGTGACCAACAACCAGACGCTGATCGACGCATTACAGTTCTCGAAAGACCGCGAAGACATCAAGATGCCGTCGGGGCTCAAGCGCTGGACGGACGACTACAACAGCTTGTTGCCGATACTACGTACGAAGCGGCGGAATGACGATTAG
- the ahcY gene encoding adenosylhomocysteinase — protein sequence MGIAELIEQDKSTDRPPFKVADLSLAEFGRKEIRLAEQEMPGLMAIRDEYKGKNPLAGARIMGSLHMTVQTAVLIETLVDLGADVRWVSCNIFSTQDHAAAAVAVGRTGTVDKPKGTPVFAWKGETLEEYWWCTEQALMWPDGKGPNMLLDDGGDATLLVHKGAEFEKAGRIPAFDANNDPEEWGVILDLLNAEAVKNPGRWTNVAADIKGVTEETTTGVHRLYEMMKAGTLLFPAINVNDSVTKSKFDNIYGCRHSVIDGLNRATDVMIAGKLAVVCGYGEVGKGCAEALRGQGARVVITEIDPICALQACMAGYQIVTLEDVISTADIFITATGNFNIITADHMSRMKDKAIVGNIGHFDNEIDMAGLKKVKGIKRNNIKPQYDEYAFPDGHSVMILAEGRLMNLGCATGHPSFVMSSSFTNQVMAQIELFGNTNKYEKKVYVLPKALDEKVARLHLGKLGARLTELSKQQADYIGVPVQGPYKPDHYRY from the coding sequence ATGGGCATCGCCGAGTTGATCGAGCAGGACAAGAGCACCGATCGTCCGCCATTCAAGGTTGCCGATCTTTCACTGGCCGAATTCGGCCGAAAGGAAATCCGCCTGGCCGAGCAGGAGATGCCTGGCCTGATGGCGATCCGCGACGAGTACAAGGGGAAGAACCCGCTCGCGGGCGCGCGCATCATGGGCTCGCTGCACATGACGGTGCAGACCGCGGTGCTGATCGAGACGCTCGTCGATCTTGGCGCCGACGTGCGCTGGGTGTCGTGCAACATTTTTTCGACGCAGGATCATGCCGCGGCGGCGGTTGCCGTTGGACGCACGGGAACGGTCGACAAGCCGAAGGGCACGCCCGTGTTCGCGTGGAAGGGTGAGACGCTCGAGGAGTATTGGTGGTGCACGGAGCAGGCGCTCATGTGGCCGGACGGCAAGGGGCCGAACATGCTGCTCGACGACGGCGGCGACGCGACGCTGCTCGTGCACAAGGGCGCCGAGTTCGAGAAGGCCGGCAGGATTCCGGCGTTCGACGCGAACAACGACCCCGAGGAATGGGGTGTGATTCTCGATTTGCTCAATGCGGAAGCGGTGAAGAACCCGGGCCGTTGGACGAACGTGGCGGCCGACATCAAAGGCGTGACCGAAGAGACCACGACGGGCGTGCACCGTCTTTATGAAATGATGAAGGCCGGTACGCTGCTCTTCCCGGCGATCAACGTCAACGACTCCGTGACGAAGTCGAAGTTCGACAACATCTACGGTTGCCGTCACTCGGTGATCGACGGTTTGAATCGCGCAACGGACGTCATGATCGCCGGCAAGCTCGCCGTCGTTTGCGGCTACGGCGAGGTCGGCAAGGGCTGCGCCGAAGCGCTGCGCGGCCAGGGCGCGCGCGTCGTGATCACGGAGATCGATCCGATCTGCGCGCTGCAGGCCTGCATGGCCGGCTATCAGATCGTCACGCTCGAGGACGTGATCTCGACGGCCGACATCTTCATTACCGCGACCGGCAACTTCAACATCATCACCGCCGATCATATGTCGCGCATGAAGGACAAGGCGATCGTCGGCAACATCGGCCACTTCGATAACGAGATCGACATGGCCGGCTTGAAGAAGGTGAAGGGCATCAAGCGCAACAACATCAAGCCGCAGTACGACGAGTACGCGTTCCCCGACGGCCATTCCGTGATGATTCTCGCTGAAGGCCGCCTCATGAACCTCGGCTGCGCGACCGGGCATCCGAGTTTCGTGATGTCGTCGAGCTTCACGAATCAGGTGATGGCGCAAATCGAGCTGTTCGGCAACACGAACAAGTACGAGAAGAAGGTGTACGTGCTGCCGAAGGCGCTCGACGAGAAGGTGGCGCGCCTGCACCTCGGTAAGCTCGGCGCGCGGTTGACGGAGTTGTCGAAGCAGCAGGCGGACTACATCGGCGTGCCGGTCCAGGGGCCGTACAAGCCGGATCACTATCGGTACTAA
- a CDS encoding metalloregulator ArsR/SmtB family transcription factor, whose protein sequence is MPAPPKTNVIDRLSILADLTRSRILLLLDRHELTVGELCTILQLPQSTVSRHLKTLADDGWVIARGEGTTRFYKMIVNRLDAATKDLWLLVRAQVAMAPSASQDAHRAMSVLQRRAAKARVFFLDSAEHWDQMRTQMIGARADLLALFDLLDDRWVVGDLGCGAGQLAEALAPCVAKVIGVDESGPMLSAAAKRLESFDNVELRAGTIETLPIDDGTLDVAILFLVAHFITDPTNAMNEVRRVLKPGGRLLIADLMSHDRVDYVVQLGHVWQGFDGEQVKDWLIEAGLTSPKYRALPADPEAMGPGLFVASARKPSVSS, encoded by the coding sequence ATGCCCGCGCCCCCAAAAACCAACGTCATCGACCGCCTGAGCATCCTCGCCGACCTGACGAGGAGCCGGATTCTGCTGCTTCTCGACCGTCACGAGCTGACGGTCGGAGAGCTGTGCACCATCCTGCAGCTCCCGCAGTCGACGGTAAGCCGGCATCTCAAGACGCTGGCCGACGACGGATGGGTCATCGCGCGCGGCGAAGGCACGACGCGCTTCTATAAGATGATCGTCAACCGGCTCGATGCCGCGACGAAGGATCTCTGGCTGCTCGTGCGCGCGCAGGTCGCGATGGCGCCGAGTGCGTCGCAGGACGCGCATCGCGCGATGAGCGTGCTGCAGCGCCGCGCCGCGAAAGCCCGCGTGTTCTTTCTCGATTCCGCCGAGCACTGGGATCAGATGCGCACGCAGATGATCGGTGCGCGCGCCGACTTGCTCGCGCTGTTCGACCTGCTCGACGACCGCTGGGTCGTGGGAGATCTCGGTTGCGGCGCCGGACAATTGGCCGAAGCATTGGCACCCTGCGTGGCGAAGGTGATCGGCGTCGACGAGTCGGGGCCGATGCTGAGCGCGGCGGCCAAGCGGCTCGAGTCGTTCGACAACGTCGAGCTGCGCGCGGGGACGATCGAGACGCTGCCGATCGACGACGGCACGCTGGACGTCGCCATACTTTTTCTCGTCGCGCATTTCATCACGGATCCAACGAACGCGATGAACGAAGTGCGGCGCGTGCTCAAACCGGGCGGCCGGTTGTTGATCGCCGACCTGATGTCCCACGACCGCGTGGATTACGTCGTCCAGCTCGGCCACGTATGGCAGGGCTTCGACGGCGAGCAGGTGAAGGACTGGTTGATCGAGGCGGGGCTCACGTCGCCGAAGTACCGTGCGTTGCCGGCCGACCCGGAGGCAATGGGGCCGGGATTGTTCGTGGCAAGTGCCAGGAAGCCGTCGGTGTCATCCTGA
- a CDS encoding peptidoglycan DD-metalloendopeptidase family protein translates to MRFHSRRLPAILIAAATLACSDSPAATTSTSTEPPPATTITVPVGSAIAFTTSVNGIAFPSDSISWSSSDSMVAVVRAGKVVGVGPGTAQLHAARGPTTATVAINVPTDADTGAFRPPFAGSVSVSNVFDHNLPFEFSDNNGFLLSFWGEKVGGIDGHNGYDWTVPEGTPVLASAAGTVTFAGLETPFVCTLLNNSVVAGNWISIEHGVATHRLVYTQYGHLSRIDVSVGQRVQAGQQLGLSGTTGCSTGPHLHFSAYRTDHPGSSTIPVMDPYGWQSTSADPWAADARGTTSIAIWSSQNAPEVYTEFATSGSFPKPRVASVPRIRIMGVDDDHHPNNEFIDVDINPDLTSLDLTGFTILNAAGAGFTFPAGFTAHGGDTVRVFSGKGTNTAKTLFMGRDTPLYGDQADCAVLFDQLHRALGGAIWRSSPCAVAQTAATSANSFIRPAPTMDFAPSSAGVQRLGVRQR, encoded by the coding sequence ATGCGATTTCATAGCCGCCGCCTGCCCGCGATCCTGATCGCCGCCGCCACGCTTGCCTGCTCCGATTCGCCCGCCGCGACCACCAGCACGTCGACCGAGCCGCCGCCCGCGACCACGATCACGGTACCGGTCGGTAGCGCCATCGCCTTCACAACCAGCGTGAACGGAATCGCCTTTCCGAGCGACAGCATCTCCTGGTCGTCGAGCGACTCGATGGTCGCCGTCGTGCGGGCCGGCAAAGTGGTGGGCGTTGGGCCGGGTACCGCGCAGCTGCACGCCGCGCGGGGGCCGACGACAGCGACTGTCGCGATCAACGTCCCGACCGACGCCGATACCGGCGCGTTCCGACCGCCGTTCGCCGGCAGCGTTTCGGTCAGCAACGTGTTCGACCACAATCTGCCATTCGAGTTCTCTGATAACAACGGTTTCCTGCTCAGCTTCTGGGGCGAGAAAGTCGGCGGCATCGACGGTCACAACGGCTACGACTGGACCGTTCCGGAGGGGACGCCGGTGCTCGCGAGCGCGGCGGGGACGGTGACGTTCGCCGGCCTCGAGACTCCATTCGTGTGTACGCTGCTCAACAACTCCGTTGTCGCGGGCAACTGGATCTCGATCGAACATGGCGTCGCGACGCATCGACTCGTCTACACGCAGTACGGACATTTGAGTCGCATCGACGTGAGCGTCGGACAACGCGTGCAGGCAGGGCAACAGCTCGGACTCTCGGGCACCACAGGTTGCAGCACCGGCCCGCATTTGCACTTCAGCGCGTATCGAACGGATCATCCGGGTTCGTCTACCATCCCGGTGATGGATCCCTACGGCTGGCAGAGCACGTCCGCCGATCCCTGGGCGGCCGATGCGCGCGGCACGACGAGCATCGCGATCTGGTCATCGCAGAATGCGCCGGAGGTGTACACGGAGTTCGCGACCAGCGGATCGTTTCCGAAACCGCGCGTCGCATCCGTGCCGCGGATTCGCATCATGGGAGTCGACGACGACCATCACCCGAACAACGAATTCATCGACGTCGACATCAACCCTGACTTGACGAGCCTGGACCTCACGGGCTTCACCATCCTGAACGCGGCCGGCGCGGGATTCACCTTCCCCGCCGGATTCACCGCGCATGGCGGCGACACTGTTCGCGTCTTTTCCGGAAAGGGGACGAACACGGCGAAGACCTTGTTCATGGGTCGAGACACGCCGTTGTACGGCGACCAAGCCGACTGCGCGGTTCTCTTCGATCAACTGCATCGGGCGCTCGGCGGCGCGATATGGCGCAGCTCGCCATGTGCGGTTGCGCAAACCGCGGCGACGAGTGCAAACTCGTTTATCCGCCCTGCACCGACGATGGATTTCGCGCCGAGCTCGGCAGGGGTGCAGCGGTTAGGCGTTCGGCAACGTTGA